Proteins encoded by one window of Candidatus Neomarinimicrobiota bacterium:
- a CDS encoding aminotransferase class I/II-fold pyridoxal phosphate-dependent enzyme produces the protein ICNPNNPTGSVLPKETIHAIGEIAQNVGAWILSDEVYRGAELNREECTSVWEIDYPKTIVNCGLSKAYGLPGLRLGWSLSNEEYIQKCWATHDYTSIAIGRLSDMIAAHVLLPDNRMKTLNRTRDALTKNLALFQTWVDLFQGRFSFIPPDAGAMAFASYDWDINSSELVDKVRNEASVMLVAGDWYGMDHYLRFGYGAKQIDLEAALDRITPVFNSL, from the coding sequence ATCTGTAATCCCAATAATCCCACCGGTTCTGTTTTACCCAAGGAAACTATTCATGCCATTGGTGAGATAGCCCAAAATGTGGGCGCATGGATATTGTCTGACGAAGTTTACCGTGGGGCAGAATTGAATCGAGAAGAATGTACTTCAGTTTGGGAAATTGATTATCCTAAGACTATCGTGAATTGCGGTTTATCCAAAGCCTACGGGTTGCCGGGATTGCGACTGGGATGGTCGCTCTCCAACGAGGAATATATACAGAAATGTTGGGCCACTCACGATTATACATCCATTGCCATTGGCCGATTGAGTGATATGATTGCGGCCCACGTACTCCTTCCTGATAATCGTATGAAAACATTGAATCGCACTCGAGATGCACTGACCAAAAACCTGGCTTTGTTTCAGACATGGGTAGATTTATTTCAAGGGAGGTTTAGTTTTATTCCACCGGATGCAGGTGCTATGGCATTTGCAAGTTATGACTGGGACATTAATTCCTCTGAACTAGTTGACAAGGTCCGTAATGAAGCCAGTGTTATGCTGGTGGCCGGTGATTGGTACGGTATGGATCATTATCTGCGGTTTGGTTATGGCGCTAAACAAATTGATCTTGAAGCAGCTTTAGACAGAATTACA